Below is a genomic region from Pseudomonas berkeleyensis.
TTCATACAGCAATACCAATATCAAAAAGTTTTGATATTGGTATTGTGGCTCGTCTGATCACGGTTCAGAAACCTGGCGTGACGAGGCGCCTTGCCTGGATAGGGCGGGTAGTCCTGTGGTGGGCATTCTGAGTGAGCAGGCAGGTTGATTTAGTCTCTACGACCATCTGTCATTGCCCCGCGGGGGCGGCTGGGCGAAAATGGGCGCCTTTTTTCGCCCCCTTCATTCAGAAGCAGCCCCCGTAGGAGATTCAGCGATGCCCAGCCGTCGTGAGCGAGCCAATGCCATTCGTGCCCTCAGCATGGATGCTGTGCAGAAAGCCAACAGCGGCCACCCCGGTGCCCCCATGGGTATGGCGGATATCGCCGAAGTACTGTGGCGCGACTACCTCAAGCACAACCCGAGCAACCCGAACTTTGCCGACCGTGACCGCTTCGTGCTGTCCAACGGCCATGGTTCGATGCTGATCTACTCGCTGCTGCACCTGACCGGCTACGACCTGTCCATCGATGACCTGAAGAACTTCCGTCAGCTGCACAGCAAGACCCCGGGTCACCCGGAATACGGCTACACCCCGGGTGTCGAGACCACCACCGGCCCGCTCGGCCAGGGCATCGCCAACGCCGTCGGTTTCGCCATCGCCGAGAAGGTGCTGGGCGCGCAGTTCAACCGTGAAGGCCACGATATCGTCGACCACAACACCTACGTGTTCCTCGGCGACGGCTGCATGATGGAAGGCATTTCCCACGAAGTCTGCTCGCTGGCCGGCACCCTGGGCCTGGGCAAGCTGATCGCCTTCTACGACGACAACGGCATCTCCATCGACGGTGAGGTCGAGGGCTGGTTCACCGACGACACGCCGAAGCGCTTCGAAGCCTACGGCTGGCAGGTGATCCGCAACGTCGACGGCCATGACGCCGAAGAGATCAAGATGGCCATCGAGACCGCGCGCAAGAGCGTGGATCAGCCGACTCTGATCTGCTGCAAGACCACCATCGGCTTCGGTTCGCCGAACAAGCAGGGCAAGGAAGAGTGCCACGGCGCGCCGCTGGGTAACGATGAAATCGCCCTGACCCGCGCCAACCTGGGCTGGAGCCATGGCCCGTTCGAAGTCCCGGCTGATATTTACGCCGAGTGGGACGCCAAGGAAGCCGGTGCTGCCGCCGAAGCTGCCTGGAACGACAAGTTCGCTGCCTACGCCGCTGCCCATCCCGAGCTGGCTGCCGAGTTCAAGCGCCGTATCGCCGGTGAGCTGCCGGCCGACTTCGCCGAGAAGGCCGCTGCCTACATCAAGGATGTCGCCGAGAAGGGCGAAACCATCGCCAGCCGCAAGGCCAGCCAGAACGCGCTGAATGCCTTCGGCCCGCTGCTGCCGGAGCTCCTCGGTGGTTCGGCCGACCTGGCCGGCTCCAACCTGACGCTGTGGAAGGGCTGCAAGGGTGTATCCGCTGAAGACGCATCCGGCAACTACATGTTCTACGGCGTGCGCGAGTTCGGCATGAGCGCAATCATGAACGGCATTGCCCTGCACGGTGGTTTCGTGCCGTACGGCGCGACTTTCCTGATCTTCATGGAATACGCGCGCAACGCCGTGCGCATGTCCGCGCTGATGAAGAAACGCGTGCTGTACGTGTTCACCCACGACTCCATCGGTCTGGGCGAAGACGGCCCGACCCACCAGCCGATCGAGCAACTGGCCAGCCTGCGTGGCACGCCGAACCTCGACACCTGGCGCCCGGCCGATGCCGTAGAATCCGCCGTAGCCTGGAAACATGCCATCGAACGCGCCGACGGCCCCAGCGCCCTGGTGTTCAGCCGCCAGAACCTGCCGCACCAGCCGCGTGATGCCCAGCAACTGGCTGATGTCGCGCGCGGCGGCTACGTGCTCAAGGACAGCGCCGGCGAGCCGGAGCTGATCCTGATCGCCACCGGTTCGGAAGTCGGTCTGGCTGTGGCTGCTTACGACAAACTGACCGCTGCCGGCCGTAAGGTGCGCGTGGTGTCGATGCCGTCCACCAGCGTGTTCGATGCCCAGGACGCCGCCTACAAGCAGGACGTGCTGCCGCTGCAAGTCGGTGCGCGCATCGCCATCGAGGCTTCGCACGCCGACTACTGGTACAAGTACGTGGGTCTGGAAGGTCGCATCATCGGCATGACCAGTTTCGGCGAGTCGGCCCCGGCCCCGGCGTTGTTCGAGCACTTCGGTTTCACTGTCGACAACATCGTCGCCACCGCCGAAGAACTGCTGGACGCCTGATGCGTTGACGCCCCT
It encodes:
- the tkt gene encoding transketolase, encoding MPSRRERANAIRALSMDAVQKANSGHPGAPMGMADIAEVLWRDYLKHNPSNPNFADRDRFVLSNGHGSMLIYSLLHLTGYDLSIDDLKNFRQLHSKTPGHPEYGYTPGVETTTGPLGQGIANAVGFAIAEKVLGAQFNREGHDIVDHNTYVFLGDGCMMEGISHEVCSLAGTLGLGKLIAFYDDNGISIDGEVEGWFTDDTPKRFEAYGWQVIRNVDGHDAEEIKMAIETARKSVDQPTLICCKTTIGFGSPNKQGKEECHGAPLGNDEIALTRANLGWSHGPFEVPADIYAEWDAKEAGAAAEAAWNDKFAAYAAAHPELAAEFKRRIAGELPADFAEKAAAYIKDVAEKGETIASRKASQNALNAFGPLLPELLGGSADLAGSNLTLWKGCKGVSAEDASGNYMFYGVREFGMSAIMNGIALHGGFVPYGATFLIFMEYARNAVRMSALMKKRVLYVFTHDSIGLGEDGPTHQPIEQLASLRGTPNLDTWRPADAVESAVAWKHAIERADGPSALVFSRQNLPHQPRDAQQLADVARGGYVLKDSAGEPELILIATGSEVGLAVAAYDKLTAAGRKVRVVSMPSTSVFDAQDAAYKQDVLPLQVGARIAIEASHADYWYKYVGLEGRIIGMTSFGESAPAPALFEHFGFTVDNIVATAEELLDA